A window of Miscanthus floridulus cultivar M001 chromosome 12, ASM1932011v1, whole genome shotgun sequence genomic DNA:
actcatagaattataatattgttatcatcaacgttggtcagaaaataacaataccataatttaactttaaacttgaactcataaataaacttataatattgttatcatcaacgttggtcagaaaataacaatattataatttatcttaactatcaaccgactatttcctccaattaaaatttttCAGCTGGTTCtaattttaactggaggataaacttttcatcatttactgaataactataactgctcttcaaattagaagacaataaacctttaactttgcagcggaaaattgacaaaatttcttttcctacttttcagaagcattttactgtgcTTTTCTACTCTCTGGAAAATCTAACACGTTGGTGCAATTTTACTAGAAATTTACATCTTCAAATTGATTCAAAATTCATTCAAATAtgcttctgaaaataaataaaacaattcTTAATCACCATTGTGCATTCGGCCCAACCAGAGATACGGCCCGGgctcattcttttcttttctcggcCCAAGACAGCAGAGGCTGGCTCGGCCCAAAACTGGCATCCAGCCCGGCCTTGCTCCCTCGCGCGCGTGCTCTGCCACCCAGGCCGCAAcagtgggcctgggccggcaaagcgccgCGGCCGCGCGCCCCGCCTGGGCCACGAAGCAGCCCGCTAGATCTCGGCCGTCCGTGCGCATCCGACGGCCAAGCGCGCATCTTGGGCGAACAAAACCACCGCCCGACGCTTCCTCCTGTAACCCTAGCCTCAttctctccctccccttctctctcatcCAGCGCCGAGTGCAGACAGCAGCCGCCGCTGGCGTCCAGAGGAGGAAGTGGAGGTGGCGGCACCGCCCCGGCACCTCTCGCCGGCGCGCGCGTGCGGCTAGAGCCGCGCGCGGCACCGTCGAGGAGAGCCACGGTGGTGCCCTTTGCAGATCGAGCCCGCGCGGTGGGGTAGCTCGGCCGTCTTCCCGCACGCCGGCGAGAAGTCTCTTTTTCCCGCACGGTGGCGATGCCGGCGGCGGGATGAAGGCCCAGGTAGGCCCCTGTGTTCGTTCTCATCTTTGCTGGGATTTGGggattctagggttagggtttcgggttaGGGATTcacccttttcttcttcttccccgagtctGCAGCGGGTTAGGGTTCGGATCTTATCGTTTCTTGAATCCGAGCCCTCTGTTTCcatcttcacccagttagggttagggttagtgaaAACCCTCTTTCTTTGTCTAGATCCGAACGGATTTAAACCGTTcttatcttttctgttcttttgattCTCTTCCCGCGCGTCAGCAAGCCGGCGGCAGGTGCTCCATCCCGcgtgaggcggtggtgacggcggcgGGGAAGCTCTAGTAAGACTTCCCCCCGGACCATGTCCAAtttctttagggttagggttctttagGGTAATCCGAATCAAATTCGAAtcctcttctttctttttctttctatcacccgattagggtttagggttcgatgaaccctctgtAATTCTTTTCTTTCGATCCGAACCGGATCTAACctatcttttcttttctaatcGTTTCTCGCCCCTGACAAGATCCACGCCTAGGTAAaccggctctggtaccattgttatgtTCTTTAGATCATCTAGGTGCGGATCCAGTGggtgagttcttttctatttGGGATAACTAGTGACTTAGAGAATCCTTCGGgagtaggagacagagagagagagagagagagagagagtaggagcatctgaccgtcTTAGGAGCTCCCTGCCTTCGCTGGTTCGTCGATGAAGATCTGCAcacggcagcgacggtcggagtaGCGGTGAAAGCCGTGGTGGCGcagtgcagtggcggcggcggtgcttcccgtcactggctgtgcCCCTCTGTTAGATCGAAGTAGGGTTTCTAGGTAGGGGCGTACGGCTCAGACAAACCTCGTACCGAGAGCCGccgaccccacctctatttaatgcgcaATGTGACGGAGGTccgccagccatagatggactgggcgcccccgatcagggcgcgaggtcaaggcccaagtggccgttgggccactgtggttgggagatcaaaccaacaaAGGGCTATGCGTGCACATGCATCATGCAATTGTCCTATCTCGTCGTATGCATGTGTAGACCATAATAAGGTCAAGTTTGAAAAATATGGAATTATAGAATGCTCCATTGGGCAAAAACCTCGCTGTCAGCATTATTGAGCCCGCCCTGCACGTCATCAGCTTCACTAATCCcaaaggcaggcaggcaggccaaTCCAGGCACAGGATGTTCGTAATGCATCAGCTAGTGCTAGTCCAAGTTCAGTCACAATCACGCGGCAAGCGTGGTTAGCCATCATTCATACTGGTATATATACGGATCGGAGTAAATTTGACATAGGCATTTTATTTTATACTGTCCCAATGTCCCACGATTCCTATTTTTAAATGCGACATGTATAACGAATCTCCAGCTCGGTCAACAAAAGAAGATATCAAAACAAACAAATTTGGCTAGAGCTGGTGGATCATAGTGCAACGAGATGCAATCTCGCAGAAGACACATTTCAGCACAAAACGTGTTTTATTTACAGTATAAAATTGTCTTTTGGAAGATCTTTATTTGGTCTCCTTTTAGGATTCTTATAGAACCATATCTCCAAATATATGTGTTAGAGTAcgctctccattccaaattataagatgtttcggcttttataaatatatatatatagcttttgatatAAACTACCCCCTCTAACTCAAATTATAAGCCATTCCAAGTTTCTTGCAGAGTCAAAATATTTCAAGTTTACCAAATCTGTATAATAGAATAATAgcatttatgatactaaataagtatcattagattctttattaattatattttcatattatacctatttgatgtcataaatctttgtaattttttctataattttggtcaactttgagatgctttgactctccaagaaactTGGAATGACttctaatttggaacggagggagtatatgctTAGATGAATAGATAAAGCGATGAAtttagaagaagaaaaaagctaaaacgtcttataatttgaaatagagggaaCCGTATATGTGCTACTGGGATTGCTTTTGGATTTTGGTGATCACTAAAGTTTTGCCTTCAAAAGGCCACTACTTTCAGAAGTATTTTCTGTGTTGGGGCACAGATTTGATCACACATGATGATAGGAAAATTTTAAATAAGGATTTATTTTGATGCATTCGTGTTaacctcaatccatatgtgttgaagtggatggGTAGAAACCACCCGAGTACGTTCCAATATACATGGATTAAGGTAAGTGCATCCAAACCAAGTCCTGAAGTGAATCTCAGCCGACGTTAGCTGGTAGTACTAAAATTTCGTGAAAGTCTCCTTAGGTGAACGAAAGTGGAATATGCTCGTGTGTTGCAACAAAACACAATATGTCTTGAAATCGTAGTTCGTACTATTATTGGATAAGAGTTGCTCTAACTCTTAGGAGCACGAATACAAAGTCTAGGTGGACACAGATGCTATAAGGGCAGGGTTGTCGTATCGGATTTGATTAGATTTATTGACATGTGGAGGAAGGAGGATGGGCGAGTTCAGTTTCTAGAAGCGGCGGAAGAAGAAATTTTCGCTGTTGATATTAGATATTTAAGAAATAGATGGATAGAATAGGATCAGAAAATTTTTAACTGAAGTGGATTTCGGTTGGTCTAATAGTCTACCACGTGATTGATTAATAAGCAAGCTAATGTTTAGTGGTAATAGCTGGTGTGGGCAGACGCTACCTGGATTTGGTGCTGATACGGAAGAATACTTTGGCCAGAAATATGTCCGCATATACCGATAAAACCAAACCAAGAAATTGTTTATGTAGCGTCTAAAGATAGCTCATGGTACATTGAAACTTTATGCCGTAATTTAAAAATTCGGTGGAATCATCCAGGATTTTGCCATTTTGAAACCATGCTTTGCCGACAAATGATTGCTTACCGATAACACATAGAAAAAGTTACGCCATCTGCTAGTTAATTGAAGTTGTAACCACTAAGGAACATATCGAGATGATGAGACATTCTGACAGAGAACATGAAGGGGAAAACACGGTGTGGGGATCTAAAGTGATTCAATAATGATTATTTATGCGTCGTTCCAAAACACGGTGTGGGGATCTAAGTGATTCTATAGTGATTTTTTTCATATTCATTCAGGCCTGGATATTTGGTTTAATCTAAGTCGTTGGGTCATCATAaaatcttgttattttattaatcTCAGCAACATCTTGATCCTCTTGGCTAACGAACATTAGTGGCTTCTTTTGAAGCGCTTTAAATAGATTGAATAGATTAGTGGTTATCGACTATATATGAACTGCGTCGTTTTAACAAACACATGCACAAACCAGTGACCCAAGTACTTATAACACTGATAACAACCCCGGTACATCACGGCCACAAGCAGCACAGGCACACATCTCCTGCTTGTTCTTATTACAGGCATGAGCATCATGTTGCTACTATCACAACCAGTCCTGATAGATACTACTACAGAACCAGTATTATATACTTATATTGATAATACTGGTATTAGCACAGCCACCCTGCTATCAagcactactagtagtagtataataTCGTAGTGATAAGCAGGAAGCCCAGCTGAGCAGAGTGATAGGTGTATCAGCGCCAGGCTCTCCTTATCAGCAGTGGGCTGGCTCAGGCGACCGGGGGCGGCTTCTCGACGTCCTCGAGCGGGCGGAACCACACCTTCTCGTCCAGCACCGTGCCTCCCGCAGCATTCGCGGCGGCGTCCGGCGCGCCAGCAGCGGCCAGCTTGGGGTCCACCGCCGCCGGGCCGAACACGCCGGTCTTGGGGTGGGGGCTCCAGTACTTGTCGGGGTTCCCGGCGCCGCCGATCACATCGTCCGGCACGAACGCCGGGCGCACCTGCTCCTCCAGGTTCTTGTCGTACGCCGAGGCGTGCACGGCCCTCCTGCACACGGAAACACACGCCACCCGATGAGATGAGAGCGGTGAGCAAGACGCATGTGACGATAGTTCGGTTCATCGTTCAGACAAAAATCCCAAACCTCAGCTAACACAACGGCGCCATGGCATCAGACAAATTGACGCAGTAACAAACACATCACGATCGGAGTTCCACGCACGGCAGGGCTGCGCGCGCACATGGGCCATGGCCCATGGGCGGGCGCGGGAAACTCGCTTGCAGCGGAGGGAAGAGTGCGGACAAGAGCGAGGCCACCAGGAGGCCGGCACCTCCATCCCCACTCACCTCAGAGCCACGCCGCATCGGACACCGTCCGATGGGGGTGTTAGGTGTTACAGGGCCCCAGCGATGGACGGCCCCGATCGGTCGTCGGCCCGGCGCGATGGGAGCAAGACGCGAAAGGACGGCCGGTGGGGCCCGGCTGACGCGGATGCTTCTGGTCCCGGTCCCACCGTCATACGGAGGAGGGGGGGCTTTGAGTGAGAACCAAACCAAGCGAGCCATGGCAGATGGGCAGCGATGACTGGCCACTGGTGAGGGTGGAGCGACAACTACCGCGCACCAGACCCATCCGCCCCCGAGAACTTTTCGGAAAGCGATGGAGGGGGCAATCAGTCGAACGCGTAGGTCGCTTGCTGCGCGTCTTGACGTGCACGTCCTGCGTCTGCGTGCCTCCACTGCTCCTCCTCATCTTCTTTGTGTGGGTGCGCCTGCCCTGCCAGTGGCCAGTGGCCACTGGGAGTGCCGGAGTGGCGTGGCGTTTGGCTTTTCCTTCCTCCCTCGcacgcagaggctgacggacagtCTTGCAGATTTGACAGTCTGAAGTGGGCAGAACGGCACACCAAATATCTACTGCACTCCCTCCGTGCAAAGCGCTCGAAAAGAACAACGAAGGTGGAGTGTAAATCTAGCTTTTCATGAATCAATCGATTTTTATCTTAATTTCAgataaataaatctagaaaaacagACTAAAATATACTGATATTTATGTCTATTGACGTGTAAATGTTGAGGTTTTTTGTAAACCTAGTTAAACGTAAGATTATTGACCTTTTGATGAAGACATCACTACATGGATGATGGATCTAGCTTGATTAGGAGGCGCAAGGGTTTCTAGCTTCACAACGGATGATGGAAGTTCAAGGTGAAGTGGGTGCCAGGCTTTCAGTTCCAGGTGCTCCCCCCCTCGTCCCCTCTATTTATCGTGTTCTACGGTCAGAGGACTAAACAAAGCTGTCGATGTTCCCAAAGCAGAGGGTTGCCATATCTACGTACACCATGTCAGAAGATGATAACCCTTCTACTGTTGCTAAGTTCTAGTAGATTTTCTGCTGAGCAAAATCTTGCCACTGAATCAGAGTTATCCACAAAGCTAAGATCCTCCAAAATCGGAGGGGGGGAAAAAGGTGCAGCGAGCTGCAACTCTGCAAGCACTGTCCGAGCCTACTCAGAGCAAACACATGGCTCTGCTACAACTACCACAAGATCTTGGACGAACTGAACAAGAACAAGCATCCTCAAAAATAGCACTAGCAGGTGAACAAAAACAGGATCACAGGGCAAACCGAAACCGCGTGTCTCACTTCGGGGAGGCGGCCTTGCCGGCCAGGACGCGGCTGACGAAGCTTCCAGCGATCGCCCGCCCCTTGGAGCTAGCTGCTGCTGCCATGCAAAGACCGGCCGTTCGGGAGCGGGGTGGAGGCAAGCGGGGTGGAGGAAGTCACCACAGCAGCAGGGAAGAGAGGTTGAAGTGGTGCGGTGGATTTCAATtccgtggactcctcgctcccaTACCGGCTGCCCCATTTTATAGCGCCCGGGGCCGGGGGCCTGCAGCGTGCGCCGTGCAGGCACCACCGAGCAAGCCGGTGCCGGCGCACCGCCGTACAACGCCTGCTATTGCCATTGGCTGTTGCTTAAACAAAAAGGCAACGGAGTTACGGCCATCGGGGAGCAGCGCACTGACGGCAACGTTGCCGCTCCTGATCGGAACGGCCAGGTGTGCGTCCAACTACCTACCAACGGCCAGCGGCATCGCTGTCCGGAGAGAGACGTCGCCTTGGGACCTCCATCAACGCCGGGCCGTCTGATCATCAGATCATGTGTTGCTTCCTCCTACTACGAGTATCATTGCGCGGCTTTTCTTACCCCCCTGAAAGGCTGGAAAAACGGTGCTATCCATGTGCCATTTCTTTTgacctgttcgtttcgtcgtaaacgatcgtggattatttacttctggctggtttggtgtgagagaaaaatactgttccagcttataatccacgattgtatacgagcaagcgaacatgctgtttGATGGCAAGTGTGCTTTGTAAAAAAATTGCTAATAACTCGGTTTGTGCATTGCCTTAAAAAAAACTCGGTTTGTACATGATCGTGCGGGCTAAAATGGCACACGTAATGCAGCATTGTTTGTTTCGCCGTAGTGGTTTATTTTTAAGGAATCACATTATTCAATGCGTGACAGGGAAATGGACGGTGGACGGATTGACTAAGGAGCCTAGGAGGCAGCGGAGAGATACTGCATCAATTCCACCCGTGACAGTGGAAATTTCGCTTGCCAATAATAAAAGAAAATGATTTTCTTGACGACCTTCCCGGCGGCCAAGAATGTACGTACGCGCTTATGCTTTGTTGTTGACAAGCAGACATGGATTCCTAAGGGAAGTTgtaattcgtctaacaagtttctttttttcctttgcgTAGAGCTACGATGTTGCCGTGTAAGGTAaaatttcttctttttcttctttgctCACATGTTTTCCTCGTCGATGCCAAACTTGATCCCTCTTTGTTAATGATTCGTTTGAAGATCTTCCATCGCAACGGTGGTGCAAGGATGGGTGATGAACGGTAACTAAtcaacagcctgttcggttggctggttcgtatcgttgctggttcgtttacgtgagagagaagtactgctgactggttcgCGTGAACAATATTTATGTGagagggctggccagccagccgctCCCAGCCGATCAGGCTGCAAGTACTTCATCCGTCCAAATGGAATGAAAATATTGCTTACCTAGGAGTCAAACAATTTTAAACTtaacaaatttaaaaaaaaattatcgtATCTAAATCttcaatatatatttttttgcgaAGAATATGTCTGTATTTCTGATCAAGATTAGAATTCTTTGGCGGCTTAGAATATAGAATTTCTATTCTTTTAGAATAGATGGAATACCAATGTCCCACTAAGAACTAGCAACAAATATCATAGGGTATGTAAGCTCACGATTAGGACAACTCCAACGGTGTTAGAAGAGCTACCTCATAGAAAATTAACATGTTTAGCTCAATAAGAACAAGAGACAACGAATTGTAAGCTAGCTCTTCATGAATAGCTAAACTCACACACTTTTTCTATGATTCATGTGATCTATGTTTGCACATTTTTCTATACTAACATGTTTAActtactttattttttctttaa
This region includes:
- the LOC136497276 gene encoding late embryogenesis abundant protein At5g17165-like, with the protein product MAAAASSKGRAIAGSFVSRVLAGKAASPKRAVHASAYDKNLEEQVRPAFVPDDVIGGAGNPDKYWSPHPKTGVFGPAAVDPKLAAAGAPDAAANAAGGTVLDEKVWFRPLEDVEKPPPVA